One part of the Eucalyptus grandis isolate ANBG69807.140 chromosome 10, ASM1654582v1, whole genome shotgun sequence genome encodes these proteins:
- the LOC104422022 gene encoding F-box protein At5g39250 has translation MSSFDEVLKAVFPFLDGTDLASCMVVCKQWREIAKDDYFWKCLCARRWPSICKRPNSFRVTYYKLYQTFHRRQQRQALLPPRLCFEDLEFFIDMWTEDNLIFSEVVPGPILEAGIKNLPPGVSEGIRLHLDCPQYKMTLPVEPRFTVAFSQNLTVSVLARRKDSDRVACIINNSDFGYTDRTSNRFMAYEYLDFSPLYPFISNTRAWISLLFMDKDQNEGVIDVFGIEVDFCDAANSKEEVLWLLDMLDWK, from the coding sequence ATGTCGTCGTTTGATGAAGTTCTGAAGGccgtttttccttttctggatGGCACGGACCTGGCTTCTTGTATGGTTGTGTGTAAGCAATGGAGAGAGATAGCCAAAGATGATTACTTTTGGAAGTGCCTATGTGCCAGAAGATGGCCTTCGATTTGCAAACGACCGAACTCGTTTCGGGTAACCTATTACAAACTATATCAAACATTCCACAGACGCCAGCAACGGCAAGCGCTCCTTCCCCCGCGGCTTTGCTTCGAGGACTTGGAATTCTTTATCGACATGTGGACTGAGGATAATTTGATCTTCTCAGAAGTGGTCCCAGGCCCTATTCTTGAGGCCGGAATAAAGAACCTACCTCCCGGAGTGAGTGAAGGGATTAGGCTTCACCTAGACTGTCCTCAGTACAAGATGACGCTACCTGTAGAACCAAGATTCACTGTGGCTTTCAGCCAAAACCTGACTGTGTCGGTGCTCGCAAGACGCAAGGATTCTGACAGAGTTGCTTGCATCATCAATAACTCGGATTTTGGCTATACAGATCGAACATCAAATAGGTTCATGGCATATGAATACCTCGACTTTTCTCCTCTCTATCCTTTCATTTCTAATACTCGAGCATGGATTTCCTTGCTCTTTATGGACAAGGATCAAAATGAGGGTGTAATTGATGTTTTTGGTATCGAAGTGGACTTCTGTGATGCGGCAAACTCCAAGGAAGAGGTACTCTGGCTCCTAGACATGCTTGATTGGAAATAA